In the genome of Streptomyces lydicus, the window TCCGGGACGACGTGGACATCCGGCTGGCCACCCGTCTGCTCTTCGGCATGATCAACTCGATTGTGGAGTGGTACCGGCCGGGGCGGGGCGGTGCGGTGAGCCGTGACGAGGTCGCCGAGGCCGTGGTGCGTACGGCGTTCGCGGGGTTGCGCAAGCCCTGACGCCGGGCTCGCGCGTCCTGACCCGCGCAAGCCTGCTCTGCGCGCGCTCCGACCGCCCGGGGTCAGTCCTCCTCGGGCCCGAGGTCGGTCTCCTCGAAGACCAGCAGGGTGCGGGTGCTGAGCACTTCCGGTATCGACTGGATACGGGTGAGGACCAGCTCCCGCAGCTCGCGGTTGTCCTTGGTGTGGACGAGGAGCAGCACATCGAAATCGCCGCTGACCAGCGCGATGTGGGTGGCCCCCGGCAGCGCCGTGAGCTGCTTGCGCACGGTCCGCCAGGAGTTCTGCACGATCTTCAGCGTGATATACGCGGAAGCGCCCTGGCCTGCGCGTTCCTGGTCGACAAGGGCACTGAAGCCGCGGATCACGCCGTCGTCGATCAGCCGGTTGATCCGCGCGTAGGCGTTGGCGCGCGAGACGTGCACCCGCTCGGCCACGGAGCGTATCGAGGCCCTGCCGTCGGTCTGCAGCATGCGCAGGATGGAGCGGTCGATGGTGTCCAGCGGGCGTGCGGCCGGTGCGGGTGCCGGTGCCGACGGCGCCGGCGGTGCGGGGGCCGGCGGGGTGGCGGCGGGTGGTGCGGGCGGCTGCCCGTCGGAATGGGCCATCTGTTCGCCCGGCATATGGTCCCGCCTCCCCTTCGTGGACGCCCTGTCTTCATCTCAAGCTGTGGAGAACCGTTTGTCCACAGGCTGAGTGCGCCTGTAGCCAAAATGCATCAACGACCGAACAATCGGTAGGGCAGGGCGTACCCGCCCTGGCCGATTCCATCCTGCCCATCCGCCGTTCGCCCACCACCCATATGAGGCGCATCGCGCCACCCCTTCGATCCGAGGAGGTGCTCGGCATGACGGTCCTAGAGCAGCCCGGCAGCAGCAGGAAGAAGAGCAGCCTGGCCGGCCCCCCGCCCGCCTGGCGTCCGCGCGTCGATCCCGCGCCCCTCCTGCCCGACGAGGAGCCGTACCGCCTCCTGGGCACGGATGCCGCGGCCCGGCTCGACTCCGGACTGCTGACCCGGCTCTACGCCCAGCTGGTGCGCGGCCGCAGGTACAACGCCCAGGCCACGGCCCTGACCCGGCAGGGACGCCTGGCGGTCTACCCGTCCTCCACGGGACAGGAGGCCTGCGAGGTCGCCGCGGCGCTGGCACTCGAAGACCGGGACTGGCTCTTTCCCAGCTATCGCGACACCCTCGCCGCCGTGGCCCGCGGCCTCGACCCCGTACAGGCGCTGACCCTGCTGCGCGGTGACTGGCACAACGGATACGACCCGCACGAACACCGCATCGCCCCCCTGTGCACCCCGCTCGCCACCCAGCTCCCGCATGCCGTGGGCCTGGCACACGCCGCCCGCCTCAAGGGCGACGAAGTGGTGGCGCTGGCCATGGTGGGTGACGGCGGCACGAGCGAGGGCGACTTCCACGAGGCGCTGAATTTCGCGGCGGTCTGGCAGGCGCCGGTGGTCTTCCTCGTCCAGAACAACGGCTTCGCGATCTCCGTGCCGCTCGCCAAGCAGACCGCCGCGCCGTCCCTCGCCCACAAGGCGGTCGGATACGGCATGCCGGGCCGCCTGGTCGACGGCAATGACGCGCCTGCCATGCACGAGGTGCTCACCGAAGCCGTGCAGCG includes:
- a CDS encoding Lrp/AsnC family transcriptional regulator, producing MPGEQMAHSDGQPPAPPAATPPAPAPPAPSAPAPAPAARPLDTIDRSILRMLQTDGRASIRSVAERVHVSRANAYARINRLIDDGVIRGFSALVDQERAGQGASAYITLKIVQNSWRTVRKQLTALPGATHIALVSGDFDVLLLVHTKDNRELRELVLTRIQSIPEVLSTRTLLVFEETDLGPEED
- the pdhA gene encoding pyruvate dehydrogenase (acetyl-transferring) E1 component subunit alpha, whose amino-acid sequence is MTVLEQPGSSRKKSSLAGPPPAWRPRVDPAPLLPDEEPYRLLGTDAAARLDSGLLTRLYAQLVRGRRYNAQATALTRQGRLAVYPSSTGQEACEVAAALALEDRDWLFPSYRDTLAAVARGLDPVQALTLLRGDWHNGYDPHEHRIAPLCTPLATQLPHAVGLAHAARLKGDEVVALAMVGDGGTSEGDFHEALNFAAVWQAPVVFLVQNNGFAISVPLAKQTAAPSLAHKAVGYGMPGRLVDGNDAPAMHEVLTEAVQRARRGGGPTLVEAVTYRIEAHTNADDATRYRSDAEVETWRSHDPIALLEHELAARDLLTDEFVAATRDGAEQLAAGLRERMNADPELDPMDLFTHVFAEQTGQLRSQAALLRAELDAEANGHTEDTAGADGSAEEARP